Below is a window of Staphylococcus succinus DNA.
CTTAGTATTTGTTAAGTTTTCAAATGCAATCACTTCTTCTTTCGTCCATCCAGTCATATCAGGCATCGTGATGTCACCATCAGTAAGCAGTAACACTTTACTATTCGGCAAGAGTTCTCTGTCTGCAGTTATAGCCTGTTTCGTGACTTTCTCTCCATCGCCGATAACAATAGGTTCTAGTGACTTACCATTGATTTTATCTTCTGCTTTTTGAGTTTCTAAGCCTTCAACATTAGGCACTTTACTATATTTAACATCTGCTGTATCTTTAGAGTTTTTATCTCCAACATTCAGATACTTCAGTGTGTTTTCCATAATTGGTTTAAAGGCTTTACTTACACCCATTTCATATGCTTCTTGATCGTTTTGTTGGGCTAAGCTCATACCTGCATACACAATCACTTCAGGATCATCTTTAGGTGCATCACCAATAAAACTTACGAAATAAGGATTTTCTCCTTCTACATAACCTCCGTTATCTGGGTCTGCCACCTGAGCAGTACCAGTCTTACCAGCTATATCATAACCATCCACTCTATAGTTTGTCGCATGACTGTCTTCACTATTCACCACTTTATCTAATTCAGCTCTTACTTTCTTAGCAGTGTCTTTAGTGATTGGTTTCCCATCATATTCTTTCTTACCTTTATAGTAAGTATCTTTACTAACGGGGTTAGTGATATTGTCAACATACCACGGTTTCAACATATTACCATCATTGAAGAATGATGATTGCGCTTTTAGCATTTGTACCGGTGTAACTGTTGTAGATTGACCGAAAGAAGAAGTTTTTTGTTGCGCTTCGTTATCCCAGGCAATACCACCTGTAGCTTCACCGTCAAACATGCCATGAGTTGACTTACCGAAACCAAATTTTTCATACCATGATTTCATTTTATCTGTGCCAACTAAATCTTGTAAGTGCATCATTAATGTATTAGATGAATACGTGAACCCTAATGTCATTGGGATATCTCCCCAACCTACTTTGTTCCAGTCAGAAATTTTCGATCCCATCACATCTCTTGGTCTTGCTGTATATTTTTTATCTGGTTGGAATTTACCTTCTTGAATGGCTGCAGCTAGTCCAAACGATTTAAATGTTGAACCGGGTTCATACGTATTTTGATACAAGTCGTTTGCCCATTTTTCACCAAAACCTTTACCTGTTTCAGGATTAAATGTAGGTCTTTGACTTGAGGCAAGAATTTCGCCAGTATGTGCATCCATTACCACTGCAAATAAATCTTTTGGTTTATACCGGTCAACCATACTATCTAACGCTTCCTCCACAAATACTTGTATATTGGAATCTATAGTTAGGTGTACATCATCGCCACGCTGAGGTGTTTTTTCTTTTTTAGTATTTGGTGCAATATAACCCCAAATATCATGAATATATGATAACGTTCCTTTGCGTCCAGTTAAATAGCTATCAAATATCTTTTCGACACCCATTGCGCCTTTTAAATCTCCACTTTCAGGATCTTTTTGTGCGATTCCTATTAAATGAGATGCAAAATTACCATTTGGATAAAAACGCTCAGTTTCAGGATAAAGTGTGATTCCTGGAAGGTTCATTTTTTCTATCTTTTCTTTTTGTTGATAGGTTATATCTGTACCTTTTTGTCCAAATTCAACTTGGAACGCTTTTTTATTTTTTAATTTTGTTTCAATCTCTTTTGCAGACATATCTACTACAGTAGCTAACTTTTTAGCAGTTTTCTTCTTATCGACAACATGCTTGGGTTTATCACTACCTGCGCTTGCTTTTTTATCTACGATAGCAACCAGTTTATAACGTTCCACATCTTCTGCAAGAACTTTACCATTTCGATCATATATTTTTCCTCGTTCAGGTTGTTCTTGGCTGTTAACTAGATACTTTTCGTTCGCTTTCATGATTAAATCTTGACCCGAAGAATGTCCAGTCAACATAATATATGAAAATCTTAAAACCAACGTAAAAAAGAGCAGTCCGAATCCGAGAATCAGTAGGACTGCCCCTATTTTATTTTGTTTAATTGGTAAGTTTGGTTTTTTAAATTTAATTCTTCGCTTCGTCATTATTACGCACTACCTTTACATTGTCGTTCTTAAGGCTCATTCCTTGGTCTTTAGCCTTATTGTAAATGCGTTCATATGATGAGTTCTTTTTAATTTCAGATTCTATTGCGCTGTTTTCACTTGATTGTTTTTCGATTTTAGTATCTAAATCTGCAATTTTTCCTCGAGTATCATACGCATCCATTTTCAAAGATAGCATATAAATACTAATCAAAGCAATTATTGTTATAAGACCTATGTATAACATTTTTTCGAATTTAGTAAGTTGTAC
It encodes the following:
- a CDS encoding penicillin-binding protein, which produces MTKRRIKFKKPNLPIKQNKIGAVLLILGFGLLFFTLVLRFSYIMLTGHSSGQDLIMKANEKYLVNSQEQPERGKIYDRNGKVLAEDVERYKLVAIVDKKASAGSDKPKHVVDKKKTAKKLATVVDMSAKEIETKLKNKKAFQVEFGQKGTDITYQQKEKIEKMNLPGITLYPETERFYPNGNFASHLIGIAQKDPESGDLKGAMGVEKIFDSYLTGRKGTLSYIHDIWGYIAPNTKKEKTPQRGDDVHLTIDSNIQVFVEEALDSMVDRYKPKDLFAVVMDAHTGEILASSQRPTFNPETGKGFGEKWANDLYQNTYEPGSTFKSFGLAAAIQEGKFQPDKKYTARPRDVMGSKISDWNKVGWGDIPMTLGFTYSSNTLMMHLQDLVGTDKMKSWYEKFGFGKSTHGMFDGEATGGIAWDNEAQQKTSSFGQSTTVTPVQMLKAQSSFFNDGNMLKPWYVDNITNPVSKDTYYKGKKEYDGKPITKDTAKKVRAELDKVVNSEDSHATNYRVDGYDIAGKTGTAQVADPDNGGYVEGENPYFVSFIGDAPKDDPEVIVYAGMSLAQQNDQEAYEMGVSKAFKPIMENTLKYLNVGDKNSKDTADVKYSKVPNVEGLETQKAEDKINGKSLEPIVIGDGEKVTKQAITADRELLPNSKVLLLTDGDITMPDMTGWTKEEVIAFENLTNTKVTTKGSGFVSNQSVTKGQQVSKNDKIEVTLSSEEVDGESSSSSTKSTSKSKDK
- the ftsL gene encoding cell division protein FtsL yields the protein MVAEKIYQPYNDVEQPIPESKPSTQTKTVKRKVVVQLTKFEKMLYIGLITIIALISIYMLSLKMDAYDTRGKIADLDTKIEKQSSENSAIESEIKKNSSYERIYNKAKDQGMSLKNDNVKVVRNNDEAKN